Sequence from the Thermoanaerobacterium sp. PSU-2 genome:
TCGTCAACTTCTCGTTTGCCTACAACGACTTCGCCAAACTCTACTCCTCTGGCTGTCTCTACTATGACATTGTCACCCACATTTATAGGCAAATCACCTGGATCGAAGTAATATATCTTACCGGCTTTTTTAAACCGAACTCCTACAACTGTATACAAAATAAAACCTCCTAAATGCTTAAGAGAAATTTTTCAATGGCCATTTGGTAATTAACGTTTGACTTAAGATTGAATATGAGATCTTCTATCTCATTTATTATATTATTAAGCTTAGCCCCTGTCAAATCATTCGAAATTGCTTTAATTTTATCTAGCATATCTTTGTTTATAATGCTTTCTTCATCACGGAAGTTTAAAACCATAATATCCCTCACGTAAGAAACCATTATATCAATTACATCATCTATCATTTCTCTGTTTTCATCGAAAAATCTAAAGCTATCAAGCCTTAATGCCTTATCACTGCTTACTAAACTTCGTAATACATCTCCAACTTCAAGCCTTATAGTTGAATACTTCTCATCGGTCAACAAGTCCGCCTTGCCATAATTGCCGCAAGCAACAGACGAAATCTTTTTGGCTTCACTTGCATCGACATTTTTCTCATTTATAAGATAATCCTCTATAACATCATCCGATTCTCTATTAAACCTTATTATCTCGCATCTTGATACAATTGTAGGCAAAAGGCCGTCCATTTTAGACGCTGTCAATATAAACAGAACATGCAAAGGAGGTTCCTCTAAAGTCTTTAAAATGCTGTTTTGAGATTGCTCTGTCATTTTCTCAGCTTCTTTTATTACAAAAATTTTCTTATATGAATTGTACGGTTTAATATAGGCATTGCTTATGACAGTATTTCTCAATGTGTCTACTTTTATTGAGCCTCCCACAGGCTCTATAAAGAAAATATCAGGGTGATTGCCTGATACAAATTGAACGCATGAATGGCAGCTGAAGCATGGCTTAGGATTTCTAACGCAATTTACCATCATGGCAAAATACTTTGCCATGTACTCTTTCCCCAACCCACTTTCTCCAACAAAAAGATACGCATTTGCTATTTTCCCTGAATTTATGATCTTATCAAACAATTCTAAAATATTTTTGTGACCGTAAATTTTGTGCATGAAGCTTCACCTACGAATATATATCTATCAACAATCCTCTGATCTCCTCAATAGCGCTTAAAATATCAAGATTCTTCTTGTTTCCCTCTAAAAACTCCCGCGTCATAGTTTCAAGTTTATCATTCACTTTTTCAACAATAGTGTAGATTTTTTTTCGTCCACTTAGATTTATTGACTCTCTTTTGCTTTTTTGAAACATGCCATTTAAAGACTTCTGCAAGAACTCTTTAACTTTTCTCTTGTAAACCATAAGGTTATCCAAGTTCATTTCATCTTTTAATTTTTCAGCAGCATCGTCAATATCATTAAGCATCTTATTTAACATGCTTTCTTCTACTTTGCTTATTTCACTGTCAAAAATGTCTTCAAATTTTAAGGCAGAAGTCCTTTCACCTCTATCATCTTTTTCATAGCCTGTCATTATTTTATTTGAATTTATCTCTTGTATCTTCATGCAAAACACCTATATCCTGAAAAATTTTTCTACATCTATGGCAAAAACTGTAGCTCCGCCGATAGAAACTTCAACAGGCTGTGGTATAAATATATCAGTGGCTCCTCCCATAGGAGTCGGAGATGTGATTATTCTGTCCCTAGTTTTACACTTCTTTTCAATCACTTCAATAGCATCATCCAGCTTATCATCTTCTACACCTATCATAAGTGTCGTATTGCCAGATCTTAAAAATCCACCCGTAGAAGCAACTCTTGTAAAGCTGAAGCCTTTTTCCGTAAGACCATCCATAAGCCTTCTTACGTCTTCGTCTTGTACTATGGCAAATATCAGTTTCACTTTTTTCCCCTCCTTAAATAATTTTGCTTACTTCAGCAATTATAGCCTTTTGTATATAGTAAATATCATGCGTAGCATCTACAATAAAGTACCTGTCTGGCCTTGACTTAATAAGATTCATATATCCCTCATAGACTTTTTCATGAAATTCTGCATCTTCTATCTCCAAGCGATCCTTGTCTTTTCTTCTGTCGATTCTCATTAAGGTATCTTTAGGCTTTATATCTAAGTACACAGTTAAATCAGGTACAAGTCCATCTATGGCGATACTGTTAATCTCCTCTACAACCTCTACTCCAAGTCCTCTCGCGTATCCTTGGTATACAATAGAGCTGTCAACAAATCTGTCCAAAATAACTATTTTCCCATCATTTAATGACGGTATTATGACCTCTTTTACAAGCTCTGCACGAGATGCCGCATAAAGAAGTGCTTCCGCAGATGGGACTATATTATTTTTTTTGTCAAGAAGTATTTCTCTGATTTTCTCGCCTATTGCTGTACCTCCAGGCTCTCTTAAAACAACAATATCTCGTCCAATCTCCAAAAGGTATTTTTTAAGCAGATTTATCTGCGTAGTCTTCCCACTGCCATCTATTCCTTCAAACGTTATGAGTTTTCCTCTGTACATTATTTACACACCCGTATTTTTAAATTATCAATGCCAATAATCTTTATACCTATATTATATAGTAATTTTATATATTGTACCATATCTTTTTTTATGAGTTCACCAGGACACAAAAGCGGAACACCCGGTGGATATGGAATTACATAATCAAGTGAAACCATTCCTACAGCTTCATCTATGCTTACATAATCATACTCTCTGTTTACAGCGTCTTTTGGTTTCATAGCCATTTCAGGAATTTCTGGGCGACCGTTGCTATCAAAATAACTTAATTTTTCATATCTTTTGTACTTTAAAAGACCTTTGATAGACTCTATTAGCTTGTCAAAAGATGATTCGTCATCAGCTACGGTCATTATGGCAAGTATATTTCTGTAATCTGACATTTCCATCTGAATGTTGAATTTTTCTCGCAGTATACTTTCCGCCACATTTCCAGACATGCCTATTCCACTTACATTGATGGTAAGCTTTGTAACATCGTAATCGTAGATTCCGTACTTGCCAATGACATCATCGCCAATACACTTTATACCATCTATTTCATTGATAACATCTCTTGCTTGAATCGATAGATCTACACATCTATCAAGCAATGCTTTGCCTTCCCTCTCCATAAAATCTCTGGCTAAATCAATTGATGTCATCAAAATATAAGAAGGAGATGTTGATTGATAAAGGCTTAAGTAAAACCTTAATCTATCAATATCTATCCTATCTGTATTCACATGCAAAATTGAGCTTTGCGTAAATGCAGGCAAAGTTTTGTGAACACTCTCAATCACAATATCTGCACCAACTGAAGATGCCGATAATGGCAATCTATCAGAAAATGCAAAATGGGCCCCATGTGCCTCGTCTACTATCAATACCTTGTCGTATTTATGAACTAAATACACCACTTTATTTATATCGACACAGAAACCATAATAATTTGGATATGTAATAACCACTGCCTTTACATTCTTATGTTTTATAAGGAGCTTTTCAAGCTCATCTATGGATATACCCATAGCTATGTCATCTTCATCGTCTATAAGCGGTTCTAAATAAATTGGTATGGCACCAGTAAGTATCAATCCATTATAGACAGATTTATGAGAATTTCTTTGAACAACTACCATATCACCATCATTCAAGACTGACGACATTGCTGCATATATTCCACACGTAGTTCCATTGACGAGAAAGAAAGATGATTTCGCTCCAAATGCTTTTGCAGCAAGTCTTTCTGCTTCTAAAATCGGGCCATGTGGATCATGAAGATTGTCTGTCCCAGGAACTTCTGTCAAATCTATTTTAGCAATATTTTCAATGTATTTCCGGGAAATATTTTTCCCTTCCTTATGTCCAGGCATGTGATATGGTATTGTACCGTCTTCAACATATTTAATCAATGCTTCATAAAGCGGTACTGTCAATTTTATCACCTTTTCACGTATTATACATATATAATACCATATAACACTAATTATTGCCTATAAAAAATATGAGGACATATTTCAACAGTCCTCATATTCAAAATCTTTTTTGTAGTTGCGCCAGATATCTA
This genomic interval carries:
- the tmk gene encoding dTMP kinase; the protein is MYRGKLITFEGIDGSGKTTQINLLKKYLLEIGRDIVVLREPGGTAIGEKIREILLDKKNNIVPSAEALLYAASRAELVKEVIIPSLNDGKIVILDRFVDSSIVYQGYARGLGVEVVEEINSIAIDGLVPDLTVYLDIKPKDTLMRIDRRKDKDRLEIEDAEFHEKVYEGYMNLIKSRPDRYFIVDATHDIYYIQKAIIAEVSKII
- a CDS encoding cyclic-di-AMP receptor; translated protein: MKLIFAIVQDEDVRRLMDGLTEKGFSFTRVASTGGFLRSGNTTLMIGVEDDKLDDAIEVIEKKCKTRDRIITSPTPMGGATDIFIPQPVEVSIGGATVFAIDVEKFFRI
- the holB gene encoding DNA polymerase III subunit delta', which codes for MHKIYGHKNILELFDKIINSGKIANAYLFVGESGLGKEYMAKYFAMMVNCVRNPKPCFSCHSCVQFVSGNHPDIFFIEPVGGSIKVDTLRNTVISNAYIKPYNSYKKIFVIKEAEKMTEQSQNSILKTLEEPPLHVLFILTASKMDGLLPTIVSRCEIIRFNRESDDVIEDYLINEKNVDASEAKKISSVACGNYGKADLLTDEKYSTIRLEVGDVLRSLVSSDKALRLDSFRFFDENREMIDDVIDIMVSYVRDIMVLNFRDEESIINKDMLDKIKAISNDLTGAKLNNIINEIEDLIFNLKSNVNYQMAIEKFLLSI
- a CDS encoding YaaR family protein, coding for MKIQEINSNKIMTGYEKDDRGERTSALKFEDIFDSEISKVEESMLNKMLNDIDDAAEKLKDEMNLDNLMVYKRKVKEFLQKSLNGMFQKSKRESINLSGRKKIYTIVEKVNDKLETMTREFLEGNKKNLDILSAIEEIRGLLIDIYS
- a CDS encoding aminotransferase class I/II-fold pyridoxal phosphate-dependent enzyme, with the protein product MTVPLYEALIKYVEDGTIPYHMPGHKEGKNISRKYIENIAKIDLTEVPGTDNLHDPHGPILEAERLAAKAFGAKSSFFLVNGTTCGIYAAMSSVLNDGDMVVVQRNSHKSVYNGLILTGAIPIYLEPLIDDEDDIAMGISIDELEKLLIKHKNVKAVVITYPNYYGFCVDINKVVYLVHKYDKVLIVDEAHGAHFAFSDRLPLSASSVGADIVIESVHKTLPAFTQSSILHVNTDRIDIDRLRFYLSLYQSTSPSYILMTSIDLARDFMEREGKALLDRCVDLSIQARDVINEIDGIKCIGDDVIGKYGIYDYDVTKLTINVSGIGMSGNVAESILREKFNIQMEMSDYRNILAIMTVADDESSFDKLIESIKGLLKYKRYEKLSYFDSNGRPEIPEMAMKPKDAVNREYDYVSIDEAVGMVSLDYVIPYPPGVPLLCPGELIKKDMVQYIKLLYNIGIKIIGIDNLKIRVCK